In the Desulfobacteraceae bacterium genome, GCCTGGAGCACCTCATCCACCTTGGCCTGGCGGACCTGCCGCCCATCGGGTGCGGCCATCAGCTGGGCCCCTTGGCCTTCGGCCGGGCGCCGCAGGTTGTAGCGCACCTTGCCGGTTTTGGGGTCGCGGCCGGTCACCTCGTGGATTTTCTCCGCGGCGATGTCCAAAAGTCGGCTATCCAGCCACTCGGCGGCCGTTTTGCCGAGAAACTGAAAACTCTGGTCCACCAGGTAGACCTGCTTCTCGTTCACCGGCAGCACGTATTGGGTGTCCGTATTGGGGGAGGTTTTGCCCAGGAGCAGATCCACCAGGGGGCTGCCCTGGGCGTCCTGCAGGCTGATGCGGGTGGCGACCCCGTCGGGGGAGGCGCCCTCGGTTCCGGGGGGTGTCAGCGCCAGGCGCTCGGTGATCTCGGCGTCTGCTTCGAAGGCCCGCCCGATTTTCATGTCCCGCAGCTGCTGCACCAGGCGGGTGATCTTGGCGAAATCGGCCGGAAAGTCGAAGCGGCTGGCAACCGTCCAGGTGTCGGTGGTGAACTTCAGCCGCACCTCCTCATCGGGACCGGTCAGCGTGATGGCGCTGATTTCCTGGATGGGCAGATCCGGCAGCAGTTTCTTGCCGAGCACGGCGCTGCTGTCTTCGGCAGGCTGCGGCCGGGTGATAAAAATCGCCGCTGCGCCCAGGGCGGCGCAGATGCACAGCAGGACGATCACGGTCTTTGGTTTCATAACCCCCCTTTGTCGGCGTCCCCGTGCCGCCCGGAGCTTCGGCCGTCAATCGGACCGCGGGCAGGTCTTGGGTCGGCGCCTTTGGCACGGTCACGGGCGCATGCGGTTGCGCCGGTATAAGGCGTAGCCGATCCCCGCGATGCAGACCACCAGCGGCATCAGGAAGATGTTGATGAGCTTGACGCCCGTCCCCAACGCCTCGATATCGGCCCGCAGGTTGCGGCGCACCACCTTGAGCTCTTGGCTGATGCGCAGCTTTTCCTCCTGGAATTTCCGGATTTCCGCCTCCTGCTCCTCGCTGAGGATCAGCTTCTGGGAGGCGTCTTTGCGTTTTTCCAACTCCTGCAGCTTCTGATTGGTGGCCTCGATCTTTTGCAGCAGTTCCTGTTCGCGGTCCAGCCAGCGGGTCTGGGCTTTCTGCTCCAGGGCCTGAACCCGGGTAAAGGGGCGCTGGAACTTGCCCCGCGACCGGATGTTGATCAGGCTCTGGCCGCCGGCCAGCATCTCGGCGGCGTTGAGCACAAAATTCAAATTGTCGTTGAAGATCTGGGCCATTTCAAACCCGAGGAAGTTCTGGCGGCTGACGTAGTAGCCGTCAAAGAGCATGTCGGCGTCGGCAACGACGATCACCGTGGCGGACTTGACCCCCTGCCGCAGGGGCTCGGCTGCGACCGGGGCCGACTGTCCGGCGTCTTCGGTGTTCTCGCCTGCGGTGGTCGATGAGGGGCGTCCGTCCGGAAAGGCGGTTTGAAACACCCCGCTGAGTTTGACCGCCAGGTCGTAGGTATCGGGGGATGCCTGGAAGGTCCTGCGCACCTCCCCGAGGCCGAAGCGCGCGCTGAACCCGTCGGCCAGCGCCGAGTTGGCGCTGGAATGCACCAGGGGTTCATAGGTCAGCGGGCCGTCGGCGGTTTTTTCGATGCTTCCGGCCACCGGCAGCAGGAGGCTTTCCAGCTTGGAGGTGATGATATTCTCCGGGTTGAGGCCGTTTTGACGGATCGACAGCCAGAAGGGGTTGTCCTCGATTTGGTTGCTCTCGTTGCGCAGCCGGGTGGGATTGTCCATATCGACAACGGCCTGGGGGGCGCTGGTGCCGATGCCCCAGGCGGTGAACAGCGGCCCCAGCGGCTGGGCGTCGGCAGCGCCCTGTTGGGGGTCGGTGACGGTCAGCGGGTCGGTAAAGATCAGGAGGCTGCCGCCCCCCAGGACGTACTGGTCGATGGCGAACAAAAGGCGCTGGTCAAGCCCCCTGGGCTGTACCAGGAGCAGCAGGTCGATGGCCGCATCGATCTGGTCGGTCGTCGGCGGCAGAGTTTCCACCTCGTAGGTTTTGCGCAACTCGGTGACAAACAGCCAGGGGGCCATCCCCTGCTGGGGCATGCCGAAGCCCATGGGGGCGCGGCCCATCACCGGCAGGCTGCTGATGATCGCGATCCGCGGCTTTTTGGCGGTCTGTACCCGGGCGATGATGCGCGTGATGTCGTACTCGAGGTTCTCTTCGCGGCTGGGGTCCAGAAAGGGGATGGTCTCCTCCTGGTCCGCGGCCGTTGCCACCAGCCCGAAATAGAGCGTCTCGCCGGTGGGCAGGTCAATGCCCCGGATGGCGTATTTCTGGGCCCATTCCTCCTCCTCGGAGTCCGGCCGGGGGTCGAAGACCTCAACGCTCACCCGGCCCCCGCTCTCGAAGCTGTATTCCGCGAGAAAGTCCAGCAGGCGACTGGCATAGGTTTTGATTTGCACCGGCGCGTTGACGATCTCCTGGCTGTAGAAGACTTTGACGGCCACGTCTTGCTCGAGGCCCGTCAGTATCTCGCGCGTGCTGTCGGAAAGCGAGTAGAGCCTGTCCTCGGTGGCGTCCCAGCGCAGGTTGACGCGCGCCAAAAGGAAGTTGAGGAGCACCAGAATCAGCAAGAGCAGGATCAGGCCGCCCGCTGAAAACAGGGATTTCTGGACGCCTATGCGTTTATCAGCCATTTGCTTGCCTTCCTCCTTCAGGATGTTCTGCGGCCCTGCAGCACCACCCCGTTAACGCTCAGCATGAAGGTGATCACGGAAATGTAGTAGAGCAGGTCCCGCAGGTCCAGAACACCGCGCTGCATGGACAGAAAGTGGGTCAGAAAGCTCGTTGCCGATACCAGGTCCACCAGCCAGACCGGGGCCCAGCCGGAGAGCACGTTGGTGACCGGCGCAAAACCCGCCAGGACCAGAAAAAGGCAGATGACCACCGACAGGATGAAGCTGACCACCTGGCTGCGGGTCAGGGCGGAGGTCATCAGGCCCACTGAAAGAAAGGCGCCGGCCATGAGGAAGCTGCCCAGATAGCCCATGATGATCGGCCCGATGTCGGGCTGACCCAGGTAGAGGACCGTCAGGACCATGGGAAAGGTCAAGAACAGGGCCACGCCGATGAACACCCAGGCGGCTAGAAACTTGCCCAGGATGGCCTCGGCGACCGTCACCGGCAGGGTCAAGATCAGCTCCAGGGTTCCCAGCCGGCGTTCTTCGGCCCACAGCCGCATGGCCACTGCCGGCACCAGAAACAGATAAATCCACGGGTGCCACTGGAAAAAAGACCGCAGGTCGGCCTGCCCGACCTCGAAGAAATTGCTGATATAGAAGGTGAAAAAGCCGTTCAGCAGGAGAAAGATCACAATGAAGACGTAGGCCACGGGGGAATTGAAGTAGGAGAGCAGCTCGCGCTTGAAAATGGCCCTGACAATGCCGAAAAGTCCGATTTTACCCATATCTCTCCTTTGGCGTCGCGGCGCGCGCGTGGCGCGGGAGCCGCTCGGGGGGCCTCAGTGGCCCGTGATGCGGCGGAACACCTCGTCCAGGCGGCCCTTCTCCACGAACAGCGACGTGATGGCATATTTTTGCTCTGACAGGCGCGCGACGAGTTTATCGGCGATGGGGCGGTCGCCGCGCTCGGGAAAGGCGCGGAAGTGCAGGATGCCGTTTTCGGATTTCAGAAATACGGCGGATTTGACGCCTTCGCTGGCCTGGATGGCGGCCAGGGGCGCCTCGGGGGCCACGGCTTTGATGGTCAGGCTGATGGCGCCGTGGTCCGGGGAGCTGGCCTTGAGGTTTTCGGGGCTGTCGTCGGCGATGATCCGGCCGTCGTCGATGATGATCGCCCGGGTGCAGACGCTTTCGACCTCCTCCAGGATGTGGGTGGACAGGATGATCGCCTTGTGGGTGCTCATGTCGCGGATCATCAGCCGGACCTCATGCTTCTGATTGGGGTCCAAACCGTCGGTGGGCTCGTCCAGGATCAGGTACTGCGGGTCATGCAGGATGCTCTGGGCGAAGCACACCCGCTGCTTGAAGCCCTTGGACAGGGTGCTGACCGTCTGGTGGGTGACCTTGCCGAGGAAGCACTTTTCGATGGTCTCCGCCACCCGCCGTTTGCGCTCGTTGGCGCCGAAGCCCCTGACCTCGGCCACAAAATCGAGAAAGTCGAAAACGTTCATGTCCGGGTAGACCGGGGCGTTTTCCGGTAGGTAGCCGATCATCTGGCGGGCGCCGATGGGGTCCTCCAGAAGGTCGCAGCCGCCGATCACCGCGGTGCCCCGGGAAGGCGGCAGGTAGCCGGTCAGCATCCTCATGGTGGTGGATTTGCCAGCGCCGTTGGGACCGAGAAAGCCCAGAATCTCCCCCTTCTCAACTGCGAAGGAGATGTTGTCGACCGCCGTTTTGGCGCCGAACAGCTTGGAGAGGTGCTTGGCTTCGATCATCTTTCATGGTCTCCTTCGGAAAGCCGGGTGTACGCGGGTTGTGCTGCGGCTGGGGGCGCCCCGCACATGGGAGGCAGGATTTTCAGGGGCACTTTAGCCATTTTTTCCCTTTTGTCAACCCCGCGGCGGCAACCCGGTCAAGACCCCCGCAGGCGACCGTTTGCGGGCCACGGCTCCCGTGTTGCCAGCCAGACCGGGTTCTGGTATGGAGAAAAACTCATTTCAACCCGAAAGGAAATTCCGTGACCGCAAACGCGTCTGATTCCGGGATACCCCGGCGGATCTGGAAATTTTTTGCCTCTGTCAAACTCACCGTGGGACTGCTGCTCACCTTGGCGGCGACATCGGTCCTGGGGACCCTGATTCCCCAGAATGCCGACCCCGCCCTTTATTTTCAGAAGTACGGCGAAAAGCTCTTCCGGCTGTTCTGGTTTTTCGATCTTTTCGACATGTACCACTCCTGGTGGTTTCAGTTCCTGCTGCTTCTGATGACGGTCAACCTCCTGGTCTGTTCGGTGGACCGTCTGTCATCCACCTGGCGGGTGATTTTTCCCCGCAAGCCGGTGTTCAACCGCGCCCAGTTTGAAAAGCTGCC is a window encoding:
- a CDS encoding DUF4340 domain-containing protein, with protein sequence MKPKTVIVLLCICAALGAAAIFITRPQPAEDSSAVLGKKLLPDLPIQEISAITLTGPDEEVRLKFTTDTWTVASRFDFPADFAKITRLVQQLRDMKIGRAFEADAEITERLALTPPGTEGASPDGVATRISLQDAQGSPLVDLLLGKTSPNTDTQYVLPVNEKQVYLVDQSFQFLGKTAAEWLDSRLLDIAAEKIHEVTGRDPKTGKVRYNLRRPAEGQGAQLMAAPDGRQVRQAKVDEVLQALSGLEIDDVADPKASAPAAGDLLLEYRLFDGSTYTLTIGPALPENPEAHYLRLHAAFQGPAAEGENAPPTDRAAEIAAFNQRLGAWTYIIPQWRRDSFAADLQSFLEPVAAEEAPK
- a CDS encoding Gldg family protein, with protein sequence MADKRIGVQKSLFSAGGLILLLLILVLLNFLLARVNLRWDATEDRLYSLSDSTREILTGLEQDVAVKVFYSQEIVNAPVQIKTYASRLLDFLAEYSFESGGRVSVEVFDPRPDSEEEEWAQKYAIRGIDLPTGETLYFGLVATAADQEETIPFLDPSREENLEYDITRIIARVQTAKKPRIAIISSLPVMGRAPMGFGMPQQGMAPWLFVTELRKTYEVETLPPTTDQIDAAIDLLLLVQPRGLDQRLLFAIDQYVLGGGSLLIFTDPLTVTDPQQGAADAQPLGPLFTAWGIGTSAPQAVVDMDNPTRLRNESNQIEDNPFWLSIRQNGLNPENIITSKLESLLLPVAGSIEKTADGPLTYEPLVHSSANSALADGFSARFGLGEVRRTFQASPDTYDLAVKLSGVFQTAFPDGRPSSTTAGENTEDAGQSAPVAAEPLRQGVKSATVIVVADADMLFDGYYVSRQNFLGFEMAQIFNDNLNFVLNAAEMLAGGQSLINIRSRGKFQRPFTRVQALEQKAQTRWLDREQELLQKIEATNQKLQELEKRKDASQKLILSEEQEAEIRKFQEEKLRISQELKVVRRNLRADIEALGTGVKLINIFLMPLVVCIAGIGYALYRRNRMRP
- a CDS encoding ABC transporter permease is translated as MGKIGLFGIVRAIFKRELLSYFNSPVAYVFIVIFLLLNGFFTFYISNFFEVGQADLRSFFQWHPWIYLFLVPAVAMRLWAEERRLGTLELILTLPVTVAEAILGKFLAAWVFIGVALFLTFPMVLTVLYLGQPDIGPIIMGYLGSFLMAGAFLSVGLMTSALTRSQVVSFILSVVICLFLVLAGFAPVTNVLSGWAPVWLVDLVSATSFLTHFLSMQRGVLDLRDLLYYISVITFMLSVNGVVLQGRRTS
- a CDS encoding ATP-binding cassette domain-containing protein codes for the protein MIEAKHLSKLFGAKTAVDNISFAVEKGEILGFLGPNGAGKSTTMRMLTGYLPPSRGTAVIGGCDLLEDPIGARQMIGYLPENAPVYPDMNVFDFLDFVAEVRGFGANERKRRVAETIEKCFLGKVTHQTVSTLSKGFKQRVCFAQSILHDPQYLILDEPTDGLDPNQKHEVRLMIRDMSTHKAIILSTHILEEVESVCTRAIIIDDGRIIADDSPENLKASSPDHGAISLTIKAVAPEAPLAAIQASEGVKSAVFLKSENGILHFRAFPERGDRPIADKLVARLSEQKYAITSLFVEKGRLDEVFRRITGH